From a region of the Helianthus annuus cultivar XRQ/B chromosome 5, HanXRQr2.0-SUNRISE, whole genome shotgun sequence genome:
- the LOC110941582 gene encoding uncharacterized protein LOC110941582 isoform X4 yields the protein MGRRKQLHITSTDNSKMQDYPSNSHDAQGNVYMEARPARIQENKKRLPELGVKNVVDSMTSLVDSNKMKKKTVKRNTRAGDVDYIPNPDPGDDSEEDNQQVGRSIVESKKRHHSQYIPPMSMSRAANLTKLGRVLAPNVSQKVPSTSNATKPNKEGAKRRMILVDEDDDEDVEIFQEGNKVDKEVDGVDEDDEHGDMADHNFSEDENNDQEQLHGPEKDKATGNVYMEARLARIQENQKRLRELGVKNVVDSMTSLVDSNKMKKKPVKLKRNTRARDVDYIPDPGEDSGDDCEEDNQQVGRSIVVPKKVLSTSNATKPNKEVAKRRMIDDEDEEIFQEGNKVDMEVHGADEDDEHGIMADPNYSEDENNNQEQLHGPGKDKATGAPKKVRGHTQKAEIWKMNTTERIDVTFNDHGQPVGEEGKELVQYLGTLVRMADHVSIEYSDWRKVPMKNKEDMYSLVKSKFAIHPVETSEIKEWIFQNMGKKWRTWKGVLKSCGYDPSLTIDEIVTQQTNNDNRVNPTQFKELVTRWFTPKFQTTCAAKRLSRSKMKEPHVTGTKSFARLAHEVATKNDGVYPTRGEMYITTRTRKDGSFVDDKAANVVASLKAIASDSASKHIDPHDFTNDEYSKVKGPEKRGYVRLVGRMPATKSKGDSSTNSHTIHQLQSVVNVMMNIIQERIPDANLPTVLSNMNIQVPRVGSSAPSNSLPSNELSSSRSDDIDDRAENM from the exons ATGGGTAGGCGCAAACAACTACATATCACTTCTACGGACAACAGTAAAATGCAAGATTATCCATCAAATTCTCATGATGCACAAG GTAATGTGTACATGGAAGCTAGACCAGCGAGGATTCAGGAGAACAAAAAAAGACTACCAGAATTAGGAGTTAAAAACGTTGTGGACTCTATGACAAGTTTGGTAGACAGTaacaaaatgaagaaaaaaacagTGAAAAGGAACACTCGTGCGGGGGATGTAGATTATATTCCAAATCCAGATCCAGGTGATGATTCTGAGGAAGATAACCAACAAGTTGGTAGAAGTATTGTAGAATCCAAAAAG CGACACCATTCACAATATATTCCACCAATGTCCATGAGTAGAGCTGCTAATCTAACGAAACTAGGTCGGGTGCTTGCTCCAAATGTCTCCCAAAAGGTTCCGTCTACTTCAAATGCAACAAAACCAAATAAAGAAGGAGCAAAGAGAAGGATGATTCttgttgatgaggatgatgatgaggacGTGGAAATATTccaag AAGGTAATAAAGTGGATAAGGAAGTAGATGgtgttgatgaagatgatgagcaTGGAGACATGGCAGATCATAACTTTTCTGAAGATGAAAACAATGATCAAGAACAATTGCATGGCCCTGAAAAAGATAAAGCAACAG GTAATGTGTACATGGAAGCTAGACTAGCGAGGATTCAGGAGAACCAAAAAAGACTACGAGAATTAGGAGTTAAAAACGTTGTGGACTCTATGACAAGTTTGGTAGACAGTAACAAAATGAAGAAAAAACCAGTGAAACTAAAACGGAACACTCGTGCGAGGGATGTAGATTATATTCCAGATCCAGGTGAAGATTCAGGTGATGATTGTGAGGAAGATAACCAACAAGTTGGTAGAAGTATTGTAGTACCCAAAAAG GTTCTGTCTACTTCAAATGCAACAAAACCGAATAAAGAAGTAGCAAAGAGAAGGATGATTGATGACGAGGACGAGGAAATATttcaag AAGGTAATAAAGTGGATATGGAAGTACATGGtgctgatgaagatgatgagcaTGGAATCATGGCAGATCCCAACTATTCTGAAGATGAAAACAATAATCAAGAACAATTGCATGGCCCTGGAAAAGATAAAGCAACAG GTGCTCCCAAAAAGGTTAGAGGTCATACCCAAAAGGCCGAAATATGGAAAATGAATACTACTGAAAGAATAGATGTCACATTTAACGACCATGGACAACCAGTGGGGGAAGAAGGCAAAGAACTTGTTCAGTATCTTGGGACACTTGTGAGGATGGCTGATCATGTATCAATTGAGTATTCTGACTGGAGAAAAGTTCCTATGAAAAATAAAGAGGATATGTATTCGCTTGTTAAG TCCAAATTTGCTATTCATCCAGTTGAAACAAGTGAGATTAAAGAATGGATATTCCAAAACATGGGGAAAAAATGGAGAACGTGGAAAGGTGTATTAAAGTCATGTGGATATGATCCAAGCCTTACTATTGACGAAATTGTGACGCAACAAACTAATAATGACAATAGAGTGAATCCAACTCAATTTAAAGAACTTGTTACTCGTTGGTTCACTCCGAAATTTCAG ACTACATGCGCTGCAAAAAGATTGAGTCGCTCAAAGATGAAGGAGCCTCATGTAACCGGGACAAAGTCGTTTGCTAGACTTGCTCATGAAGTG GCAACGAAGAATGATGGTGTATACCCGACCCGAGGAGAAATGTATATAACAACTCGCACTCGTAAAGATGGAAGTTTTGTTGATGATAAAGCAGCTAATGTTGTG GCTTCACTCAAAGCTATTGCAAGTGACTCTGCAAGCAAACATATAGATCCGCATGATTTTACAAATGATGAATACTCAAAAGTTAAAGGCCCGGAGAAAAGAGGGTATGTTCGATTAGTTGGAAGAATGCCAGCCACAAAAAGTAAAGGTGATTCTTCGACTAATTCACATACTATTCATCAGCTTCAGAGTGTTGTGAACGTTATGATGAACATTATCCAAGAACGTATCCCCGATGCAAACTTGCCTACAGTTCTTAGCAATATGAACATACAG GTCCCCCGCGTCGGTTCTTCGGCTCCTAGCAACTCTTTACCTAGTAACGAATTATCATCTTCAAGAAGTGACGATATTGATGACAGAGCTGAAAACATGTGA
- the LOC110941582 gene encoding uncharacterized protein LOC110941582 isoform X3, producing MGRRKQLHITSTDNSKMQDYPSNSHDAQGNVYMEARPARIQENKKRLPELGVKNVVDSMTSLVDSNKMKKKTVKRNTRAGDVDYIPNPDPGDDSEEDNQQVGRSIVESKKRHHSQYIPPMSMSRAANLTKLGRVLAPNVSQKVPSTSNATKPNKEGAKRRMILVDEDDDEDVEIFQEGNKVDKEVDGVDEDDEHGDMADHNFSEDENNDQEQLHGPEKDKATGNVYMEARLARIQENQKRLRELGVKNVVDSMTSLVDSNKMKKKPVKLKRNTRARDVDYIPDPGEDSGDDCEEDNQQVGRSIVVPKKRHHSQYIPPMSMSRTANLTKLRRVLAPNVSQKVLSTSNATKPNKEVAKRRMIDDEDEEIFQGNKVDMEVHGADEDDEHGIMADPNYSEDENNNQEQLHGPGKDKATGAPKKVRGHTQKAEIWKMNTTERIDVTFNDHGQPVGEEGKELVQYLGTLVRMADHVSIEYSDWRKVPMKNKEDMYSLVKSKFAIHPVETSEIKEWIFQNMGKKWRTWKGVLKSCGYDPSLTIDEIVTQQTNNDNRVNPTQFKELVTRWFTPKFQTTCAAKRLSRSKMKEPHVTGTKSFARLAHEVATKNDGVYPTRGEMYITTRTRKDGSFVDDKAANVVASLKAIASDSASKHIDPHDFTNDEYSKVKGPEKRGYVRLVGRMPATKSKGDSSTNSHTIHQLQSVVNVMMNIIQERIPDANLPTVLSNMNIQVPRVGSSAPSNSLPSNELSSSRSDDIDDRAENM from the exons ATGGGTAGGCGCAAACAACTACATATCACTTCTACGGACAACAGTAAAATGCAAGATTATCCATCAAATTCTCATGATGCACAAG GTAATGTGTACATGGAAGCTAGACCAGCGAGGATTCAGGAGAACAAAAAAAGACTACCAGAATTAGGAGTTAAAAACGTTGTGGACTCTATGACAAGTTTGGTAGACAGTaacaaaatgaagaaaaaaacagTGAAAAGGAACACTCGTGCGGGGGATGTAGATTATATTCCAAATCCAGATCCAGGTGATGATTCTGAGGAAGATAACCAACAAGTTGGTAGAAGTATTGTAGAATCCAAAAAG CGACACCATTCACAATATATTCCACCAATGTCCATGAGTAGAGCTGCTAATCTAACGAAACTAGGTCGGGTGCTTGCTCCAAATGTCTCCCAAAAGGTTCCGTCTACTTCAAATGCAACAAAACCAAATAAAGAAGGAGCAAAGAGAAGGATGATTCttgttgatgaggatgatgatgaggacGTGGAAATATTccaag AAGGTAATAAAGTGGATAAGGAAGTAGATGgtgttgatgaagatgatgagcaTGGAGACATGGCAGATCATAACTTTTCTGAAGATGAAAACAATGATCAAGAACAATTGCATGGCCCTGAAAAAGATAAAGCAACAG GTAATGTGTACATGGAAGCTAGACTAGCGAGGATTCAGGAGAACCAAAAAAGACTACGAGAATTAGGAGTTAAAAACGTTGTGGACTCTATGACAAGTTTGGTAGACAGTAACAAAATGAAGAAAAAACCAGTGAAACTAAAACGGAACACTCGTGCGAGGGATGTAGATTATATTCCAGATCCAGGTGAAGATTCAGGTGATGATTGTGAGGAAGATAACCAACAAGTTGGTAGAAGTATTGTAGTACCCAAAAAG CGACACCATTCACAATATATTCCACCAATGTCCATGAGTAGAACTGCTAATCTAACGAAACTACGTCGGGTGCTTGCTCCAAATGTCTCCCAAAAGGTTCTGTCTACTTCAAATGCAACAAAACCGAATAAAGAAGTAGCAAAGAGAAGGATGATTGATGACGAGGACGAGGAAATATttcaag GTAATAAAGTGGATATGGAAGTACATGGtgctgatgaagatgatgagcaTGGAATCATGGCAGATCCCAACTATTCTGAAGATGAAAACAATAATCAAGAACAATTGCATGGCCCTGGAAAAGATAAAGCAACAG GTGCTCCCAAAAAGGTTAGAGGTCATACCCAAAAGGCCGAAATATGGAAAATGAATACTACTGAAAGAATAGATGTCACATTTAACGACCATGGACAACCAGTGGGGGAAGAAGGCAAAGAACTTGTTCAGTATCTTGGGACACTTGTGAGGATGGCTGATCATGTATCAATTGAGTATTCTGACTGGAGAAAAGTTCCTATGAAAAATAAAGAGGATATGTATTCGCTTGTTAAG TCCAAATTTGCTATTCATCCAGTTGAAACAAGTGAGATTAAAGAATGGATATTCCAAAACATGGGGAAAAAATGGAGAACGTGGAAAGGTGTATTAAAGTCATGTGGATATGATCCAAGCCTTACTATTGACGAAATTGTGACGCAACAAACTAATAATGACAATAGAGTGAATCCAACTCAATTTAAAGAACTTGTTACTCGTTGGTTCACTCCGAAATTTCAG ACTACATGCGCTGCAAAAAGATTGAGTCGCTCAAAGATGAAGGAGCCTCATGTAACCGGGACAAAGTCGTTTGCTAGACTTGCTCATGAAGTG GCAACGAAGAATGATGGTGTATACCCGACCCGAGGAGAAATGTATATAACAACTCGCACTCGTAAAGATGGAAGTTTTGTTGATGATAAAGCAGCTAATGTTGTG GCTTCACTCAAAGCTATTGCAAGTGACTCTGCAAGCAAACATATAGATCCGCATGATTTTACAAATGATGAATACTCAAAAGTTAAAGGCCCGGAGAAAAGAGGGTATGTTCGATTAGTTGGAAGAATGCCAGCCACAAAAAGTAAAGGTGATTCTTCGACTAATTCACATACTATTCATCAGCTTCAGAGTGTTGTGAACGTTATGATGAACATTATCCAAGAACGTATCCCCGATGCAAACTTGCCTACAGTTCTTAGCAATATGAACATACAG GTCCCCCGCGTCGGTTCTTCGGCTCCTAGCAACTCTTTACCTAGTAACGAATTATCATCTTCAAGAAGTGACGATATTGATGACAGAGCTGAAAACATGTGA
- the LOC110941582 gene encoding uncharacterized protein LOC110941582 isoform X1 yields the protein MGRRKQLHITSTDNSKMQDYPSNSHDAQGNVYMEARPARIQENKKRLPELGVKNVVDSMTSLVDSNKMKKKTVKRNTRAGDVDYIPNPDPGDDSEEDNQQVGRSIVESKKRHHSQYIPPMSMSRAANLTKLGRVLAPNVSQKVPSTSNATKPNKEGAKRRMILVDEDDDEDVEIFQEGNKVDKEVDGVDEDDEHGDMADHNFSEDENNDQEQLHGPEKDKATGNVYMEARLARIQENQKRLRELGVKNVVDSMTSLVDSNKMKKKPVKLKRNTRARDVDYIPDPGEDSGDDCEEDNQQVGRSIVVPKKRHHSQYIPPMSMSRTANLTKLRRVLAPNVSQKVLSTSNATKPNKEVAKRRMIDDEDEEIFQEGNKVDMEVHGADEDDEHGIMADPNYSEDENNNQEQLHGPGKDKATGAPKKVRGHTQKAEIWKMNTTERIDVTFNDHGQPVGEEGKELVQYLGTLVRMADHVSIEYSDWRKVPMKNKEDMYSLVKSKFAIHPVETSEIKEWIFQNMGKKWRTWKGVLKSCGYDPSLTIDEIVTQQTNNDNRVNPTQFKELVTRWFTPKFQTTCAAKRLSRSKMKEPHVTGTKSFARLAHEVATKNDGVYPTRGEMYITTRTRKDGSFVDDKAANVVASLKAIASDSASKHIDPHDFTNDEYSKVKGPEKRGYVRLVGRMPATKSKGDSSTNSHTIHQLQSVVNVMMNIIQERIPDANLPTVLSNMNIQVPRVGSSAPSNSLPSNELSSSRSDDIDDRAENM from the exons ATGGGTAGGCGCAAACAACTACATATCACTTCTACGGACAACAGTAAAATGCAAGATTATCCATCAAATTCTCATGATGCACAAG GTAATGTGTACATGGAAGCTAGACCAGCGAGGATTCAGGAGAACAAAAAAAGACTACCAGAATTAGGAGTTAAAAACGTTGTGGACTCTATGACAAGTTTGGTAGACAGTaacaaaatgaagaaaaaaacagTGAAAAGGAACACTCGTGCGGGGGATGTAGATTATATTCCAAATCCAGATCCAGGTGATGATTCTGAGGAAGATAACCAACAAGTTGGTAGAAGTATTGTAGAATCCAAAAAG CGACACCATTCACAATATATTCCACCAATGTCCATGAGTAGAGCTGCTAATCTAACGAAACTAGGTCGGGTGCTTGCTCCAAATGTCTCCCAAAAGGTTCCGTCTACTTCAAATGCAACAAAACCAAATAAAGAAGGAGCAAAGAGAAGGATGATTCttgttgatgaggatgatgatgaggacGTGGAAATATTccaag AAGGTAATAAAGTGGATAAGGAAGTAGATGgtgttgatgaagatgatgagcaTGGAGACATGGCAGATCATAACTTTTCTGAAGATGAAAACAATGATCAAGAACAATTGCATGGCCCTGAAAAAGATAAAGCAACAG GTAATGTGTACATGGAAGCTAGACTAGCGAGGATTCAGGAGAACCAAAAAAGACTACGAGAATTAGGAGTTAAAAACGTTGTGGACTCTATGACAAGTTTGGTAGACAGTAACAAAATGAAGAAAAAACCAGTGAAACTAAAACGGAACACTCGTGCGAGGGATGTAGATTATATTCCAGATCCAGGTGAAGATTCAGGTGATGATTGTGAGGAAGATAACCAACAAGTTGGTAGAAGTATTGTAGTACCCAAAAAG CGACACCATTCACAATATATTCCACCAATGTCCATGAGTAGAACTGCTAATCTAACGAAACTACGTCGGGTGCTTGCTCCAAATGTCTCCCAAAAGGTTCTGTCTACTTCAAATGCAACAAAACCGAATAAAGAAGTAGCAAAGAGAAGGATGATTGATGACGAGGACGAGGAAATATttcaag AAGGTAATAAAGTGGATATGGAAGTACATGGtgctgatgaagatgatgagcaTGGAATCATGGCAGATCCCAACTATTCTGAAGATGAAAACAATAATCAAGAACAATTGCATGGCCCTGGAAAAGATAAAGCAACAG GTGCTCCCAAAAAGGTTAGAGGTCATACCCAAAAGGCCGAAATATGGAAAATGAATACTACTGAAAGAATAGATGTCACATTTAACGACCATGGACAACCAGTGGGGGAAGAAGGCAAAGAACTTGTTCAGTATCTTGGGACACTTGTGAGGATGGCTGATCATGTATCAATTGAGTATTCTGACTGGAGAAAAGTTCCTATGAAAAATAAAGAGGATATGTATTCGCTTGTTAAG TCCAAATTTGCTATTCATCCAGTTGAAACAAGTGAGATTAAAGAATGGATATTCCAAAACATGGGGAAAAAATGGAGAACGTGGAAAGGTGTATTAAAGTCATGTGGATATGATCCAAGCCTTACTATTGACGAAATTGTGACGCAACAAACTAATAATGACAATAGAGTGAATCCAACTCAATTTAAAGAACTTGTTACTCGTTGGTTCACTCCGAAATTTCAG ACTACATGCGCTGCAAAAAGATTGAGTCGCTCAAAGATGAAGGAGCCTCATGTAACCGGGACAAAGTCGTTTGCTAGACTTGCTCATGAAGTG GCAACGAAGAATGATGGTGTATACCCGACCCGAGGAGAAATGTATATAACAACTCGCACTCGTAAAGATGGAAGTTTTGTTGATGATAAAGCAGCTAATGTTGTG GCTTCACTCAAAGCTATTGCAAGTGACTCTGCAAGCAAACATATAGATCCGCATGATTTTACAAATGATGAATACTCAAAAGTTAAAGGCCCGGAGAAAAGAGGGTATGTTCGATTAGTTGGAAGAATGCCAGCCACAAAAAGTAAAGGTGATTCTTCGACTAATTCACATACTATTCATCAGCTTCAGAGTGTTGTGAACGTTATGATGAACATTATCCAAGAACGTATCCCCGATGCAAACTTGCCTACAGTTCTTAGCAATATGAACATACAG GTCCCCCGCGTCGGTTCTTCGGCTCCTAGCAACTCTTTACCTAGTAACGAATTATCATCTTCAAGAAGTGACGATATTGATGACAGAGCTGAAAACATGTGA
- the LOC110941582 gene encoding uncharacterized protein LOC110941582 isoform X2, which produces MGRRKQLHITSTDNSKMQDYPSNSHDAQGNVYMEARPARIQENKKRLPELGVKNVVDSMTSLVDSNKMKKKTVKRNTRAGDVDYIPNPDPGDDSEEDNQQVGRSIVESKKRHHSQYIPPMSMSRAANLTKLGRVLAPNVSQKVPSTSNATKPNKEGAKRRMILVDEDDDEDVEIFQGNKVDKEVDGVDEDDEHGDMADHNFSEDENNDQEQLHGPEKDKATGNVYMEARLARIQENQKRLRELGVKNVVDSMTSLVDSNKMKKKPVKLKRNTRARDVDYIPDPGEDSGDDCEEDNQQVGRSIVVPKKRHHSQYIPPMSMSRTANLTKLRRVLAPNVSQKVLSTSNATKPNKEVAKRRMIDDEDEEIFQEGNKVDMEVHGADEDDEHGIMADPNYSEDENNNQEQLHGPGKDKATGAPKKVRGHTQKAEIWKMNTTERIDVTFNDHGQPVGEEGKELVQYLGTLVRMADHVSIEYSDWRKVPMKNKEDMYSLVKSKFAIHPVETSEIKEWIFQNMGKKWRTWKGVLKSCGYDPSLTIDEIVTQQTNNDNRVNPTQFKELVTRWFTPKFQTTCAAKRLSRSKMKEPHVTGTKSFARLAHEVATKNDGVYPTRGEMYITTRTRKDGSFVDDKAANVVASLKAIASDSASKHIDPHDFTNDEYSKVKGPEKRGYVRLVGRMPATKSKGDSSTNSHTIHQLQSVVNVMMNIIQERIPDANLPTVLSNMNIQVPRVGSSAPSNSLPSNELSSSRSDDIDDRAENM; this is translated from the exons ATGGGTAGGCGCAAACAACTACATATCACTTCTACGGACAACAGTAAAATGCAAGATTATCCATCAAATTCTCATGATGCACAAG GTAATGTGTACATGGAAGCTAGACCAGCGAGGATTCAGGAGAACAAAAAAAGACTACCAGAATTAGGAGTTAAAAACGTTGTGGACTCTATGACAAGTTTGGTAGACAGTaacaaaatgaagaaaaaaacagTGAAAAGGAACACTCGTGCGGGGGATGTAGATTATATTCCAAATCCAGATCCAGGTGATGATTCTGAGGAAGATAACCAACAAGTTGGTAGAAGTATTGTAGAATCCAAAAAG CGACACCATTCACAATATATTCCACCAATGTCCATGAGTAGAGCTGCTAATCTAACGAAACTAGGTCGGGTGCTTGCTCCAAATGTCTCCCAAAAGGTTCCGTCTACTTCAAATGCAACAAAACCAAATAAAGAAGGAGCAAAGAGAAGGATGATTCttgttgatgaggatgatgatgaggacGTGGAAATATTccaag GTAATAAAGTGGATAAGGAAGTAGATGgtgttgatgaagatgatgagcaTGGAGACATGGCAGATCATAACTTTTCTGAAGATGAAAACAATGATCAAGAACAATTGCATGGCCCTGAAAAAGATAAAGCAACAG GTAATGTGTACATGGAAGCTAGACTAGCGAGGATTCAGGAGAACCAAAAAAGACTACGAGAATTAGGAGTTAAAAACGTTGTGGACTCTATGACAAGTTTGGTAGACAGTAACAAAATGAAGAAAAAACCAGTGAAACTAAAACGGAACACTCGTGCGAGGGATGTAGATTATATTCCAGATCCAGGTGAAGATTCAGGTGATGATTGTGAGGAAGATAACCAACAAGTTGGTAGAAGTATTGTAGTACCCAAAAAG CGACACCATTCACAATATATTCCACCAATGTCCATGAGTAGAACTGCTAATCTAACGAAACTACGTCGGGTGCTTGCTCCAAATGTCTCCCAAAAGGTTCTGTCTACTTCAAATGCAACAAAACCGAATAAAGAAGTAGCAAAGAGAAGGATGATTGATGACGAGGACGAGGAAATATttcaag AAGGTAATAAAGTGGATATGGAAGTACATGGtgctgatgaagatgatgagcaTGGAATCATGGCAGATCCCAACTATTCTGAAGATGAAAACAATAATCAAGAACAATTGCATGGCCCTGGAAAAGATAAAGCAACAG GTGCTCCCAAAAAGGTTAGAGGTCATACCCAAAAGGCCGAAATATGGAAAATGAATACTACTGAAAGAATAGATGTCACATTTAACGACCATGGACAACCAGTGGGGGAAGAAGGCAAAGAACTTGTTCAGTATCTTGGGACACTTGTGAGGATGGCTGATCATGTATCAATTGAGTATTCTGACTGGAGAAAAGTTCCTATGAAAAATAAAGAGGATATGTATTCGCTTGTTAAG TCCAAATTTGCTATTCATCCAGTTGAAACAAGTGAGATTAAAGAATGGATATTCCAAAACATGGGGAAAAAATGGAGAACGTGGAAAGGTGTATTAAAGTCATGTGGATATGATCCAAGCCTTACTATTGACGAAATTGTGACGCAACAAACTAATAATGACAATAGAGTGAATCCAACTCAATTTAAAGAACTTGTTACTCGTTGGTTCACTCCGAAATTTCAG ACTACATGCGCTGCAAAAAGATTGAGTCGCTCAAAGATGAAGGAGCCTCATGTAACCGGGACAAAGTCGTTTGCTAGACTTGCTCATGAAGTG GCAACGAAGAATGATGGTGTATACCCGACCCGAGGAGAAATGTATATAACAACTCGCACTCGTAAAGATGGAAGTTTTGTTGATGATAAAGCAGCTAATGTTGTG GCTTCACTCAAAGCTATTGCAAGTGACTCTGCAAGCAAACATATAGATCCGCATGATTTTACAAATGATGAATACTCAAAAGTTAAAGGCCCGGAGAAAAGAGGGTATGTTCGATTAGTTGGAAGAATGCCAGCCACAAAAAGTAAAGGTGATTCTTCGACTAATTCACATACTATTCATCAGCTTCAGAGTGTTGTGAACGTTATGATGAACATTATCCAAGAACGTATCCCCGATGCAAACTTGCCTACAGTTCTTAGCAATATGAACATACAG GTCCCCCGCGTCGGTTCTTCGGCTCCTAGCAACTCTTTACCTAGTAACGAATTATCATCTTCAAGAAGTGACGATATTGATGACAGAGCTGAAAACATGTGA